Proteins encoded in a region of the Lepidochelys kempii isolate rLepKem1 chromosome 22, rLepKem1.hap2, whole genome shotgun sequence genome:
- the LOC140901738 gene encoding cryptochrome-1-like isoform X1: MKHISIHWFRKGLRLHDNPALLAAMTDCHKLYPIFILDPWFPKNMRVSVNRWRFLVESLRDLDESLQKLNSRLFVGRGRPTEIFPVLFKEWKVTRLTFEIDTEPYSRQRDSEVVRLAAEHGVQVIQKVSNTLYDTDRVIAENNGKVPLTYVRLQTLLAALGPPKRPMPAPTLENLKDCCTPCKDNHDAEYGIPTLEELGQDPEQAGPRLYPGGESEALCRLDLHMNRTAWVCNFQKPQTEPNSLSPSTTVLSPYIKFGCLSVRTFWWRLAEIYQGRKHSSPPVSLHGQLLWREFFYTAGAGIPNFNKMEGNPVCVQVDWDDNPEHLRAWSEGRTGYPFIDAIMTQLRTEGWIHHLARHAVACFLTRGDLWISWEQGQKVFEELLLDADWSLNAGNWQWLSASAFFHQFFRVYSPVAFGKKTDRGGEYIKKYLPCLQKFPAEYIYEPWKAPRSVQEQAGCVIGRDYPKPIVVHEVVSKRNVERMKAAYTRRSASTTAQLEGGGGKKGARRKTPAGPSVAELLTKKPKTKSS; this comes from the exons ATGAAGCACATCTCGATCCACTGGTTCCGTAAGGGTCTTCGCCTTCACGATAACCCTGCCCTGCTGGCCGCGATGACAGACTGCCACAAGCTGTATCCCATCTTCATCCTCGACCCCTGGTTCCCAAAGAACATGCGGGTCAGCGTCAACCGCTGGAGGTTTCTGGTTGAGTCGCTGAGAGATCTGGACGAGAGCCTCCAGAAACTGAACTCGAG GCTGTTTGTGGGGCGTGGCCGCCCCACAGAGATATTCCCGGTCCTCTTTAAAGAGTGGAAGGTGACACGGCTGACGTTCGAGATAGACACGGAGCCCTACTCCAGGCAGCGCGATAGCGAGGTGGTGAGGCTGGCGGCTGAACATGGCGTTCAGGTTATTCAGAAAGTGTCCAACACCTTGTATGACACCGACAG AGTAATTGCTGAGAACAATGGCAAGGTGCCTCTGACCTACGTGCGCCTGCAGACGCTCCTGGCAGCACTGGGACCACCGAAGCGGCCCATGCCAGCTCCCACTCTGGAAAACCTGAAGG ATTGCTGTACCCCCTGCAAAGACAACCACGATGCAGAGTATGGGATCCCTACGCTGGAGGAGCTGGGTCAAGACCCCGAGCAAGCAGGTCCTCGCCTCTACCCAGGAGGAGAGTCTGAGGCACTTTGCAGGCTTGACTTGCATATGAACAGAACG GCCTGGGTGTGTAATTTCCAGAAGCCCCAGACTGAGCCCAACTCCCTGAGCCCTAGCACCACTGTCCTGAGTCCTTACATCAAGTTTGGATGCTTGTCAGTGCGAACCTTCTGGTGGAGGTTGGCTGAAATCTACCAGGGG AGGAAACACTCCAGCCCGCCCGTGTCTTTGCACGGGCAGCTCCTGTGGAGGGAGTTCTTCTATACGGCAGGAGCTGGGATCCCCAACTTCAACAAGATGGAAGGCAACCCCGTCTGTGTGCAGGTGGACTGGGATGACAATCCAGAGCACCTCAGAGCCTGGAGTGAG GGCCGGACGGGCTACCCCTTCATAGATGCCATCATGACCCAGCTGCGAACTGAAGGCTGGATCCATCACCTGGCCCGGCATGCTGTGGCCTGCTTCCTGACTCGAGGAGACCTGTGGATATCCTGGGAGCAAGGGCAAAAG gtcTTTGAGGAGTTGCTGCTGGATGCTGACTGGTCCCTGAACGCTGGCAACTGGCAGTGGCTGTCGGCGAGCGCCTTCTTCCACCAGTTCTTCCGTGTCTACTCGCCTGTCGCCTTCGGCAAGAAGACGGACAGGGGCGGAGAGTATATCAA GAAGTACCTCCCTTGCCTCCAGAAGTTCCCCGCTGAGTACATCTACGAGCCCTGGAAGGCGCCGCGAAGCGTGCAGGAGCAGGCGGGCTGTGTGATTGGCCGAGATTACCCCAAGCCCATCGTGGTGCACGAGGTGGTGAGCAAGAGGAACGTGGAGCGGATGAAAGCAGCCTACACCCGGCGATCGGCCAGCACCACGgcccagctggagggagggggtggcAAGAAAG GTGCCAGAAGGAAGACACCTGCTGGTCCCTCTGTGGCCGAACTGCTGACAAAGAAACCAAAGACTAAAAGCAGCTGA
- the LOC140901738 gene encoding cryptochrome-1-like isoform X2, which yields MQKWAPSAHPSMRFQSRIRSSPRRLFVGRGRPTEIFPVLFKEWKVTRLTFEIDTEPYSRQRDSEVVRLAAEHGVQVIQKVSNTLYDTDRVIAENNGKVPLTYVRLQTLLAALGPPKRPMPAPTLENLKDCCTPCKDNHDAEYGIPTLEELGQDPEQAGPRLYPGGESEALCRLDLHMNRTAWVCNFQKPQTEPNSLSPSTTVLSPYIKFGCLSVRTFWWRLAEIYQGRKHSSPPVSLHGQLLWREFFYTAGAGIPNFNKMEGNPVCVQVDWDDNPEHLRAWSEGRTGYPFIDAIMTQLRTEGWIHHLARHAVACFLTRGDLWISWEQGQKVFEELLLDADWSLNAGNWQWLSASAFFHQFFRVYSPVAFGKKTDRGGEYIKKYLPCLQKFPAEYIYEPWKAPRSVQEQAGCVIGRDYPKPIVVHEVVSKRNVERMKAAYTRRSASTTAQLEGGGGKKGARRKTPAGPSVAELLTKKPKTKSS from the exons ATGCAGAAATGGGCTCCCAGTGCACATCCCTCTATGCGGTTCCAAAGCAGGATCAGGAGCAGCCCCAGAAG GCTGTTTGTGGGGCGTGGCCGCCCCACAGAGATATTCCCGGTCCTCTTTAAAGAGTGGAAGGTGACACGGCTGACGTTCGAGATAGACACGGAGCCCTACTCCAGGCAGCGCGATAGCGAGGTGGTGAGGCTGGCGGCTGAACATGGCGTTCAGGTTATTCAGAAAGTGTCCAACACCTTGTATGACACCGACAG AGTAATTGCTGAGAACAATGGCAAGGTGCCTCTGACCTACGTGCGCCTGCAGACGCTCCTGGCAGCACTGGGACCACCGAAGCGGCCCATGCCAGCTCCCACTCTGGAAAACCTGAAGG ATTGCTGTACCCCCTGCAAAGACAACCACGATGCAGAGTATGGGATCCCTACGCTGGAGGAGCTGGGTCAAGACCCCGAGCAAGCAGGTCCTCGCCTCTACCCAGGAGGAGAGTCTGAGGCACTTTGCAGGCTTGACTTGCATATGAACAGAACG GCCTGGGTGTGTAATTTCCAGAAGCCCCAGACTGAGCCCAACTCCCTGAGCCCTAGCACCACTGTCCTGAGTCCTTACATCAAGTTTGGATGCTTGTCAGTGCGAACCTTCTGGTGGAGGTTGGCTGAAATCTACCAGGGG AGGAAACACTCCAGCCCGCCCGTGTCTTTGCACGGGCAGCTCCTGTGGAGGGAGTTCTTCTATACGGCAGGAGCTGGGATCCCCAACTTCAACAAGATGGAAGGCAACCCCGTCTGTGTGCAGGTGGACTGGGATGACAATCCAGAGCACCTCAGAGCCTGGAGTGAG GGCCGGACGGGCTACCCCTTCATAGATGCCATCATGACCCAGCTGCGAACTGAAGGCTGGATCCATCACCTGGCCCGGCATGCTGTGGCCTGCTTCCTGACTCGAGGAGACCTGTGGATATCCTGGGAGCAAGGGCAAAAG gtcTTTGAGGAGTTGCTGCTGGATGCTGACTGGTCCCTGAACGCTGGCAACTGGCAGTGGCTGTCGGCGAGCGCCTTCTTCCACCAGTTCTTCCGTGTCTACTCGCCTGTCGCCTTCGGCAAGAAGACGGACAGGGGCGGAGAGTATATCAA GAAGTACCTCCCTTGCCTCCAGAAGTTCCCCGCTGAGTACATCTACGAGCCCTGGAAGGCGCCGCGAAGCGTGCAGGAGCAGGCGGGCTGTGTGATTGGCCGAGATTACCCCAAGCCCATCGTGGTGCACGAGGTGGTGAGCAAGAGGAACGTGGAGCGGATGAAAGCAGCCTACACCCGGCGATCGGCCAGCACCACGgcccagctggagggagggggtggcAAGAAAG GTGCCAGAAGGAAGACACCTGCTGGTCCCTCTGTGGCCGAACTGCTGACAAAGAAACCAAAGACTAAAAGCAGCTGA
- the LOC140901738 gene encoding cryptochrome-1-like isoform X3 gives MKHISIHWFRKGLRLHDNPALLAAMTDCHKLYPIFILDPWFPKNMRVSVNRWRFLVESLRDLDESLQKLNSRVIAENNGKVPLTYVRLQTLLAALGPPKRPMPAPTLENLKDCCTPCKDNHDAEYGIPTLEELGQDPEQAGPRLYPGGESEALCRLDLHMNRTAWVCNFQKPQTEPNSLSPSTTVLSPYIKFGCLSVRTFWWRLAEIYQGRKHSSPPVSLHGQLLWREFFYTAGAGIPNFNKMEGNPVCVQVDWDDNPEHLRAWSEGRTGYPFIDAIMTQLRTEGWIHHLARHAVACFLTRGDLWISWEQGQKVFEELLLDADWSLNAGNWQWLSASAFFHQFFRVYSPVAFGKKTDRGGEYIKKYLPCLQKFPAEYIYEPWKAPRSVQEQAGCVIGRDYPKPIVVHEVVSKRNVERMKAAYTRRSASTTAQLEGGGGKKGARRKTPAGPSVAELLTKKPKTKSS, from the exons ATGAAGCACATCTCGATCCACTGGTTCCGTAAGGGTCTTCGCCTTCACGATAACCCTGCCCTGCTGGCCGCGATGACAGACTGCCACAAGCTGTATCCCATCTTCATCCTCGACCCCTGGTTCCCAAAGAACATGCGGGTCAGCGTCAACCGCTGGAGGTTTCTGGTTGAGTCGCTGAGAGATCTGGACGAGAGCCTCCAGAAACTGAACTCGAG AGTAATTGCTGAGAACAATGGCAAGGTGCCTCTGACCTACGTGCGCCTGCAGACGCTCCTGGCAGCACTGGGACCACCGAAGCGGCCCATGCCAGCTCCCACTCTGGAAAACCTGAAGG ATTGCTGTACCCCCTGCAAAGACAACCACGATGCAGAGTATGGGATCCCTACGCTGGAGGAGCTGGGTCAAGACCCCGAGCAAGCAGGTCCTCGCCTCTACCCAGGAGGAGAGTCTGAGGCACTTTGCAGGCTTGACTTGCATATGAACAGAACG GCCTGGGTGTGTAATTTCCAGAAGCCCCAGACTGAGCCCAACTCCCTGAGCCCTAGCACCACTGTCCTGAGTCCTTACATCAAGTTTGGATGCTTGTCAGTGCGAACCTTCTGGTGGAGGTTGGCTGAAATCTACCAGGGG AGGAAACACTCCAGCCCGCCCGTGTCTTTGCACGGGCAGCTCCTGTGGAGGGAGTTCTTCTATACGGCAGGAGCTGGGATCCCCAACTTCAACAAGATGGAAGGCAACCCCGTCTGTGTGCAGGTGGACTGGGATGACAATCCAGAGCACCTCAGAGCCTGGAGTGAG GGCCGGACGGGCTACCCCTTCATAGATGCCATCATGACCCAGCTGCGAACTGAAGGCTGGATCCATCACCTGGCCCGGCATGCTGTGGCCTGCTTCCTGACTCGAGGAGACCTGTGGATATCCTGGGAGCAAGGGCAAAAG gtcTTTGAGGAGTTGCTGCTGGATGCTGACTGGTCCCTGAACGCTGGCAACTGGCAGTGGCTGTCGGCGAGCGCCTTCTTCCACCAGTTCTTCCGTGTCTACTCGCCTGTCGCCTTCGGCAAGAAGACGGACAGGGGCGGAGAGTATATCAA GAAGTACCTCCCTTGCCTCCAGAAGTTCCCCGCTGAGTACATCTACGAGCCCTGGAAGGCGCCGCGAAGCGTGCAGGAGCAGGCGGGCTGTGTGATTGGCCGAGATTACCCCAAGCCCATCGTGGTGCACGAGGTGGTGAGCAAGAGGAACGTGGAGCGGATGAAAGCAGCCTACACCCGGCGATCGGCCAGCACCACGgcccagctggagggagggggtggcAAGAAAG GTGCCAGAAGGAAGACACCTGCTGGTCCCTCTGTGGCCGAACTGCTGACAAAGAAACCAAAGACTAAAAGCAGCTGA